In Bacillus toyonensis BCT-7112, a single window of DNA contains:
- the thrC gene encoding threonine synthase, with protein sequence MYKGLLKQYAAYLPVNENTPDVSLMEGNTPLIPLLNISKQLGIHLYGKYEGANPTGSFKDRGMVMAVAKAKEEGSEAIICASTGNTSAAAAAYAARLGMKCIIVIPEGKIAHGKLAQAVAYGAEIISIEGNFDDALKAVRNIAAEEPITLVNSVNPYRIEGQKTAAFEICDQLQKAPDVLAIPVGNAGNITAYWKGFCEYEKEKGYKKPRIHGFEAEGAAAIVKGHVIEEPETIATAIRIGNPASWSYAVEAAEQSRGEIDMVSDEEILHAYRLLAKTEGVFAEPGSNASLAGVMKHVQSGKIKKGETVVAVLTGNGLKDPDIAISSNKLDIASVSNDIEQIKEHIKGVIMS encoded by the coding sequence CCATTATTAAATATATCAAAACAATTAGGGATTCACTTATATGGTAAGTATGAAGGAGCGAATCCAACAGGTTCTTTTAAAGATCGTGGTATGGTAATGGCGGTTGCTAAAGCGAAAGAAGAAGGTTCTGAGGCAATCATTTGTGCATCAACAGGTAATACATCGGCAGCGGCTGCAGCATATGCGGCACGCCTCGGAATGAAATGTATTATCGTAATCCCGGAAGGAAAGATTGCGCATGGAAAGTTAGCGCAAGCAGTCGCTTATGGAGCTGAAATCATTTCAATAGAAGGAAATTTTGATGATGCACTTAAGGCTGTAAGAAACATTGCTGCAGAAGAGCCAATTACATTAGTAAACTCAGTGAACCCTTATCGAATTGAAGGGCAAAAAACAGCAGCGTTTGAAATTTGTGACCAGTTGCAAAAAGCGCCAGATGTTCTCGCTATTCCTGTTGGGAATGCAGGGAATATTACAGCATACTGGAAAGGGTTCTGTGAATATGAGAAAGAAAAAGGCTACAAAAAGCCAAGAATTCACGGCTTTGAAGCGGAAGGAGCAGCTGCAATTGTAAAAGGACATGTAATTGAAGAACCTGAAACAATTGCAACAGCTATACGTATCGGTAACCCAGCGAGTTGGTCATATGCAGTAGAGGCTGCTGAGCAGTCTCGAGGCGAGATAGATATGGTATCAGATGAGGAAATATTACATGCGTATAGATTGTTAGCAAAAACGGAAGGGGTTTTCGCTGAGCCAGGATCAAATGCTTCATTAGCTGGCGTAATGAAACATGTTCAATCTGGAAAAATCAAAAAAGGAGAAACAGTAGTTGCGGTATTAACTGGAAATGGTTTGAAAGATCCTGATATCGCAATTTCTTCTAATAAATTAGATATTGCAAGTGTTTCAAATGATATAGAACAAATTAAAGAACATATAAAAGGGGTGATTATGTCGTGA
- the thrB gene encoding homoserine kinase, whose product MIPLRVRVPASTANVGPGFDSVGIALSLYLEVVVKGTADKWQVIHSFEDSIPTDDKNLIVSTACKVCPSLSPHIIEVTSNIPLTRGLGSSASAIVAGIELANQLANLNLTTDQKVQIATNFEGHPDNVAASILGGTVIGALDGKNVSVVRIESKELGVISLIPNEELNTDESRSVLPEMFPFHEAVKASAISNVLVAALCQKRWEVVGEMMERDHFHEPYRLELVPLLPSIRKCAKEFGAYGTALSGAGPSIFILTPYEKRQEIAEQLAKVFTAMKVCELEIDHKGISVNKEEHIGL is encoded by the coding sequence GTGATACCATTGAGAGTACGTGTGCCTGCTAGTACAGCAAATGTTGGACCTGGATTTGATTCAGTAGGAATAGCTTTGTCATTGTATTTAGAGGTTGTTGTAAAGGGCACAGCTGATAAATGGCAAGTAATACATTCCTTTGAAGATTCAATTCCGACAGATGATAAAAATTTAATCGTTAGCACGGCATGTAAAGTATGTCCGTCTTTATCACCCCATATAATAGAAGTTACTAGTAATATTCCGCTAACAAGAGGACTAGGAAGTAGTGCCTCAGCGATTGTAGCAGGAATAGAGCTTGCGAATCAACTTGCTAATTTGAACTTAACGACTGATCAAAAGGTTCAAATTGCTACAAATTTTGAAGGGCATCCAGATAATGTTGCAGCTTCTATATTAGGTGGAACTGTAATCGGAGCACTTGATGGAAAGAATGTTTCAGTTGTAAGGATTGAAAGTAAGGAATTAGGCGTAATTTCTCTTATTCCAAATGAAGAGCTAAATACAGATGAAAGTCGATCTGTATTACCAGAAATGTTTCCGTTTCATGAAGCAGTTAAAGCTAGTGCGATAAGCAACGTATTAGTAGCAGCATTATGCCAAAAGCGGTGGGAAGTTGTAGGTGAAATGATGGAAAGAGATCATTTTCACGAGCCATATCGTTTAGAACTCGTACCGTTATTACCATCTATTCGTAAATGCGCAAAAGAATTCGGTGCGTACGGCACAGCACTTAGCGGTGCGGGACCATCTATTTTTATATTAACGCCGTATGAGAAACGTCAAGAAATCGCTGAGCAATTAGCGAAAGTATTTACAGCTATGAAAGTATGTGAGCTTGAAATCGATCATAAAGGGATTTCTGTAAATAAGGAAGAACATATTGGATTATAA